From a region of the Synechococcus sp. PCC 7335 genome:
- a CDS encoding DUF4278 domain-containing protein, translating into MKLRYRGVSYEFNPPKVPVSDSKEVGKYRGAELHFHQLRKSIPQPRADLKYRGVPYHRGQAA; encoded by the coding sequence ATGAAACTTAGATATCGCGGTGTTAGCTACGAGTTCAACCCACCTAAGGTACCTGTTTCTGATAGCAAAGAAGTGGGTAAGTACCGGGGTGCAGAGCTTCATTTCCATCAGCTACGCAAGTCTATTCCTCAGCCACGCGCTGATCTCAAGTATCGTGGCGTTCCTTACCATAGAGGTCAAGCTGCCTGA
- a CDS encoding NAD(P)/FAD-dependent oxidoreductase: MEKFNYIVLGAGLGGLSAAACLAQQGKRVAVLEQHYLPGGCCHTFERGDYHFCADVHYIYQCGPGETVDRFLNYIGREVPFSSLDPDCIDRVITPEVDFRIPLGWEKFRRRLLTTFPEEATAINRYCDEVKRLHQEMADINREMRWYDFKTADWLKLPKYLNLFSKRLWTLQDLYDHVGLSPKLQDLLAGQSGDYALPPEEIALITHVNLVSDYAKGAYYPQYHFKHLVDTVVDKITASGGVVRLSTPVEHIEVKAGQIQFIVAGGMFYCAETYISDLDPKLTVELMHSNQALSPSERHRLTDYEYSTSAFNIYLGLDGGFNPADYGIGNWNIWYYPHGNLNRSYEQQLAGQLNHPWIFLSCPTMKSSEPGMAPEGHHILEISTVCPYEMFKVLRDRNRKSYKETKEEIYQLVMHSVRDLIPDIDDYIRVRLYGTPTTSEHFLGQPEGNIYGAKLTPSQVGLRRIGYRTELPNLYLVGASAGYPSVPGVIGNGMNVVELITGKSTARLAALRPQLVEQSA; encoded by the coding sequence ATGGAAAAGTTTAACTATATCGTACTAGGCGCCGGGCTAGGTGGACTCTCAGCAGCGGCTTGTCTAGCTCAGCAGGGAAAGCGAGTGGCCGTTTTAGAACAGCATTATCTGCCGGGCGGATGCTGCCATACTTTTGAACGCGGCGACTATCACTTCTGCGCGGACGTTCACTACATCTATCAGTGTGGCCCAGGGGAAACGGTCGATCGCTTTTTGAACTATATCGGGCGCGAGGTGCCTTTCAGTTCGCTCGACCCAGACTGTATCGATCGGGTGATTACGCCGGAAGTAGACTTTCGCATTCCGCTAGGTTGGGAGAAGTTTCGCCGCCGCCTGCTCACCACATTCCCGGAAGAGGCCACTGCAATCAATCGCTATTGTGACGAGGTTAAGCGGCTGCACCAGGAAATGGCAGACATCAATCGAGAGATGCGCTGGTACGATTTTAAGACTGCTGACTGGCTGAAGCTGCCCAAATACCTCAACCTGTTTTCAAAGCGGCTGTGGACACTGCAAGATCTCTACGACCATGTGGGTCTTTCTCCTAAGCTGCAAGACTTGCTCGCGGGGCAAAGCGGCGACTACGCCCTACCCCCCGAAGAGATTGCGCTGATAACGCATGTCAATCTAGTCTCTGACTATGCCAAGGGCGCTTATTACCCTCAGTACCATTTCAAGCATTTGGTCGACACGGTGGTCGATAAGATTACAGCAAGTGGCGGCGTTGTTCGTCTTTCTACGCCAGTCGAGCATATCGAAGTGAAAGCAGGCCAGATACAATTTATCGTTGCTGGCGGCATGTTTTATTGTGCTGAGACCTATATCAGCGATCTAGACCCCAAGCTGACTGTCGAGCTAATGCATAGCAATCAGGCCCTAAGTCCGTCCGAGCGGCATCGCCTGACCGACTACGAGTATTCCACCAGCGCCTTCAATATTTACTTGGGACTAGATGGTGGGTTCAATCCGGCTGACTACGGTATTGGCAACTGGAACATTTGGTATTATCCCCACGGTAATCTCAACCGATCGTATGAGCAGCAGCTGGCTGGACAGCTCAACCACCCCTGGATATTCTTGTCTTGCCCGACAATGAAGTCTTCCGAACCAGGCATGGCCCCCGAAGGACATCACATTCTCGAAATCTCAACCGTTTGCCCTTATGAAATGTTCAAAGTGCTGCGCGATCGCAACCGCAAAAGCTACAAAGAGACCAAAGAAGAAATCTATCAGCTAGTCATGCATAGCGTTCGAGACCTGATTCCAGATATCGACGACTACATCCGCGTGAGACTATACGGCACGCCGACGACCAGCGAACACTTCCTAGGACAGCCAGAGGGAAATATCTACGGTGCGAAACTGACGCCAAGCCAGGTAGGACTGCGGCGAATTGGCTATCGCACTGAGCTACCGAATCTGTATTTAGTCGGTGCGAGTGCAGGGTATCCCAGCGTGCCTGGTGTGATTGGCAATGGGATGAATGTGGTAGAGCTGATAACCGGAAAATCCACAGCGCGGCTAGCCGCGCTGCGGCCGCAGCTAGTAGAACAATCTGCTTGA
- the ftsH gene encoding ATP-dependent zinc metalloprotease FtsH — MSKNTPPLSNRPDNAAPNNRAFASSLFLLLAWLFIVMAVVVRAPRKDRVPYSQFIEQVESGQVAAASISSQQIVYTLKPLPDLAPVTADDAPIQRITVPLQNDAELPGILRSHNVEIEAVADSGIGRFFGLLLPLLLLWMIWASFSNRTQGGGLLSVGKSKARMYLEGSSCVNFDDVAGVDEAKAELQEIVDFLQHAQKYVSLGAKIPKGVLLVGPPGTGKTLLARAIAGEAGVPFFSISASEFIEMFVGVGASRVRDLFEQAKQQAPCIVFIDELDALGKSRASNNRFAGNDEREQTLNQLLAEMDGFVPNAGVILLAATNRPEVLDPALLRAGRFDRRIVVDRPDKKGREAILAIHAKDVHLAEDVALDKLAARTPGFAGADLANLVNEAALLAARRDHAAVTMADFNEASERILTGVERKSRVLNHVEKRTVAYHEAGHAIVGALMPGAGVVEKISIVPRGIAALGYTLQRPEGDRFLMVESEIRGQLVTLLGGRAAEEIVFNRLSTGASDDIQKATDLAERCITLYGMSPILGPIAVDRSQSPFLEGYAQPRRAISPHLSEAIDEEMITLVEEAHQMAVEILIRNQDVLEEIAQKLLEEETLEEKALKAFLDKVHSPATLSTWLNRDAETLPQPRIYSPEEPYRETAY, encoded by the coding sequence ATGTCTAAAAATACACCGCCCCTTTCCAACCGCCCTGACAACGCTGCCCCTAACAACAGAGCTTTTGCAAGTAGCTTATTTCTGTTACTGGCCTGGTTGTTTATTGTCATGGCGGTCGTTGTCCGCGCCCCGCGAAAAGACCGGGTGCCCTACAGTCAGTTTATTGAGCAGGTAGAGAGCGGTCAGGTGGCTGCGGCGAGTATAAGCAGTCAACAGATTGTTTATACGCTAAAGCCGTTACCAGATTTGGCGCCAGTAACAGCAGATGACGCACCTATCCAGCGGATAACAGTGCCCTTACAAAATGACGCTGAGCTACCCGGAATACTGCGATCGCACAACGTAGAAATAGAAGCGGTTGCCGACAGTGGCATCGGCAGATTCTTTGGGCTGCTGCTGCCACTGCTGCTGCTGTGGATGATTTGGGCCAGCTTCTCGAATCGCACTCAGGGCGGTGGTCTGCTTAGCGTGGGCAAAAGCAAAGCCCGCATGTATCTAGAAGGCAGCAGCTGCGTTAACTTTGACGATGTCGCAGGCGTAGATGAGGCCAAGGCCGAACTGCAAGAGATTGTAGACTTTTTGCAGCATGCCCAAAAATACGTGAGCTTGGGTGCAAAGATTCCAAAGGGCGTTTTGCTAGTGGGGCCACCCGGCACGGGGAAAACATTGCTCGCTAGGGCGATCGCTGGTGAAGCAGGCGTTCCTTTCTTCAGCATCTCAGCTTCTGAATTTATTGAAATGTTTGTGGGCGTGGGCGCTTCGAGGGTCAGAGATCTCTTCGAGCAGGCGAAGCAGCAGGCTCCGTGCATCGTATTTATTGATGAGCTGGATGCGCTTGGCAAATCTCGCGCATCGAACAATCGGTTTGCGGGCAATGACGAAAGAGAACAAACGCTCAATCAGCTACTAGCAGAGATGGATGGCTTTGTCCCTAACGCAGGCGTCATTCTCCTCGCCGCGACCAACCGACCCGAAGTGCTAGATCCGGCCTTGCTCAGAGCAGGCCGCTTTGACCGCCGCATCGTTGTAGATAGACCAGATAAGAAAGGGCGAGAGGCCATTCTCGCTATCCACGCAAAAGACGTTCACCTAGCTGAAGATGTCGCCTTAGATAAGCTGGCCGCCCGCACCCCCGGCTTTGCGGGAGCTGATTTGGCCAACCTAGTGAACGAGGCAGCGCTGCTCGCCGCCCGTCGTGACCATGCTGCTGTGACGATGGCCGATTTTAATGAAGCTTCAGAGAGAATTTTGACCGGGGTAGAGAGAAAGTCTCGCGTGCTCAACCACGTAGAAAAGCGGACGGTTGCCTACCACGAAGCTGGACATGCGATTGTGGGAGCGCTGATGCCCGGCGCGGGCGTGGTTGAAAAAATCTCGATTGTGCCGCGCGGCATTGCGGCCTTGGGCTACACGCTGCAGCGACCAGAGGGCGATCGCTTTTTGATGGTCGAAAGCGAGATTCGCGGTCAGCTAGTGACCTTGCTAGGCGGGCGTGCCGCCGAAGAGATCGTCTTTAATCGGCTCTCTACGGGCGCTAGTGACGATATTCAAAAAGCAACTGACTTGGCGGAGCGCTGCATTACCCTGTATGGCATGAGCCCCATTCTTGGCCCCATTGCCGTCGACCGCAGCCAGTCGCCGTTTCTAGAAGGTTATGCACAGCCGCGTCGAGCCATTAGTCCTCATCTATCCGAAGCAATAGACGAAGAGATGATTACTCTAGTCGAGGAAGCGCACCAGATGGCGGTGGAAATCTTGATCAGAAATCAAGATGTGCTAGAGGAAATTGCTCAAAAGCTGCTGGAAGAAGAGACTTTGGAAGAAAAAGCGCTCAAAGCGTTCTTAGATAAAGTTCATTCACCAGCGACTTTGTCTACCTGGCTCAACCGAGATGCAGAAACCTTGCCACAGCCAAGGATATATTCACCGGAGGAACCCTATCGTGAAACTGCTTATTAG
- a CDS encoding universal stress protein, whose product MYHKILVAIDNSPMAQPVFERALSLAKENSATLLLLHVLSSDEQSSPLMLPTDDDELDWIIGSDIGLKKWREQWQKYESECLGKLQALAAEARSAEVNVEFRQITGGPGRTISQLAKTWGADLIVIGNRGHSGLSELLLGSVSNYVLHHSPCSVLTVKAKLA is encoded by the coding sequence ATGTATCATAAAATTTTAGTCGCTATCGATAACTCTCCCATGGCTCAGCCTGTTTTTGAGCGCGCCCTCTCCTTGGCAAAGGAGAACTCGGCAACCCTTCTATTACTGCATGTGCTATCGAGTGATGAACAGTCTAGTCCCCTGATGTTGCCAACCGATGACGATGAGCTGGATTGGATAATCGGATCTGACATCGGCCTGAAAAAATGGCGCGAGCAATGGCAAAAGTATGAAAGCGAGTGTCTAGGAAAATTACAGGCATTGGCTGCTGAAGCCCGTAGTGCCGAGGTGAACGTCGAATTCCGACAAATCACAGGTGGGCCTGGTCGAACGATCTCTCAACTGGCTAAAACATGGGGCGCGGATCTCATCGTCATTGGTAATCGGGGACATTCCGGGCTCAGTGAGCTACTCCTGGGTAGCGTCAGCAACTATGTCTTACATCATTCACCCTGCTCGGTTCTGACCGTAAAAGCTAAGCTAGCCTGA
- a CDS encoding universal stress protein, whose translation MLKKIMVAIDESAASEWAFDLALEMAKALNAELTLIHVLDVYSPTAPQQPHTWADTSMEINEAAHREYRNKWNQFVNRYEALLKKYQGKAKSAGVSAQYKQPYGHPGPTLVKTVKEDGIDLMVVGNHDPSTTESSVLGSVSNYLVHHSPCSVTVVHPNNKQGSESRLDRSEFAPLGVV comes from the coding sequence ATGCTGAAAAAAATTATGGTAGCGATCGATGAATCAGCAGCGAGCGAATGGGCATTTGACCTGGCGCTAGAAATGGCGAAAGCGCTGAATGCGGAGCTAACGCTGATTCATGTTTTAGACGTTTACTCGCCTACCGCGCCGCAGCAGCCCCATACTTGGGCGGATACCTCAATGGAGATTAATGAAGCTGCCCATAGAGAGTATAGAAATAAGTGGAATCAGTTTGTAAATCGATATGAGGCGCTACTCAAAAAGTACCAAGGCAAGGCAAAATCGGCAGGGGTTAGCGCCCAATACAAGCAGCCATACGGACATCCAGGCCCTACGCTGGTTAAGACGGTGAAGGAAGACGGTATTGACTTGATGGTGGTGGGTAATCATGATCCTTCTACAACAGAAAGTTCAGTGCTTGGCAGCGTCAGCAACTATCTGGTTCACCATTCGCCTTGCTCAGTGACCGTTGTTCATCCAAACAATAAGCAAGGTTCAGAGTCTCGCTTAGACCGCTCAGAGTTTGCTCCACTTGGTGTTGTTTAG
- a CDS encoding ATP-binding protein — protein MTHFDLPGSSPHSSKIDRSKTDQSAIASSAIIPVPLMLPPETLLDRAIVCVQAAQTDYILVVKQQRPLGVVTNQLLLETIADTSAIAKTTLAAITPPQPVMLKATELEDTQAIAKKMQQSQTYHLPVIDDTGQLLGIVTHRSLLRAMNLTIGQPQEPVAPRAIQPEADPELKAAYVQLEKDHIALSTAYQKTTQAEQALRQVNTSLESRVEARTADLRQAEYRWRMLLDNVNLIVVGLDREGRIAYANPYFLSLTGYEDSEIIGTDWFERFIPAEDRADCKRYFEQLFCQTETVTLADDLRHTNVIYDRNGQEVLINWNNTLLSDGQGRTIGTASIGEDITERAEIEKMKAEFISVVSHELRTPLTAIHGGIKLLTKGLVSSSSEQGKALLNVVANSSERLVQLVNSILELEWMASDKSLLKKRSLNTQEITQKIAQSFETVSVLKDITLTVNDPGIEIVADGDRLVQALNNLIHNAVRFSPEKSKIWLSVELEEPPTPEKQKQKKQKLENQEPETQKSETQKPETLNQAVRFKVRDQGRGIPPEKCKIIFESFTQVDASDTRREGGTGIGLSICRRIVEQHGGTLAVESTLGEGSCFSFTLPVASA, from the coding sequence ATGACACACTTTGACCTTCCGGGATCGTCACCTCACTCGTCAAAAATAGATAGATCAAAAACAGATCAATCAGCGATCGCCAGCAGCGCTATCATTCCGGTGCCGCTAATGCTGCCGCCAGAAACGCTGCTCGATAGAGCAATCGTCTGTGTGCAAGCGGCTCAAACGGACTATATTCTAGTCGTCAAGCAGCAGCGGCCGCTAGGCGTGGTGACCAATCAGCTGCTCTTGGAGACAATCGCTGACACATCGGCGATCGCCAAGACGACGCTAGCAGCCATCACGCCTCCACAGCCAGTGATGCTAAAGGCCACTGAGCTAGAAGATACTCAGGCGATCGCCAAAAAGATGCAGCAGTCTCAAACCTATCACTTGCCTGTCATAGACGATACAGGGCAACTATTGGGCATCGTGACTCACCGCAGTCTGCTACGGGCAATGAACCTGACTATTGGCCAGCCACAAGAGCCAGTAGCCCCCAGGGCCATACAGCCAGAAGCTGACCCAGAATTGAAAGCGGCCTACGTACAGCTAGAGAAAGACCATATCGCCCTATCGACGGCGTATCAGAAGACAACGCAGGCCGAGCAGGCACTACGACAAGTCAACACCAGCTTAGAGAGTAGGGTAGAGGCGCGAACCGCCGACTTGCGACAGGCCGAGTATCGCTGGCGGATGCTACTGGATAATGTCAATCTGATCGTCGTTGGTCTAGATCGCGAGGGTAGGATCGCCTACGCCAATCCTTATTTTCTCTCTTTAACCGGATACGAAGACTCAGAAATCATTGGCACAGATTGGTTTGAGCGTTTTATACCCGCCGAGGATCGAGCCGATTGCAAACGATACTTTGAACAGCTATTTTGCCAAACCGAAACCGTTACGCTTGCTGATGACCTGCGTCATACCAATGTGATTTATGACCGCAATGGCCAGGAAGTTCTGATCAACTGGAACAACACGCTACTCTCCGACGGTCAGGGTCGGACTATTGGAACTGCAAGCATCGGCGAGGATATCACCGAGCGGGCCGAGATTGAGAAGATGAAAGCCGAATTTATCTCGGTTGTCAGCCACGAGCTGCGCACGCCGCTAACGGCGATTCATGGCGGAATTAAGCTGCTGACTAAGGGGTTGGTTTCTAGCAGCTCAGAGCAAGGAAAAGCGCTGCTGAACGTTGTTGCTAACAGCTCAGAGAGGCTGGTGCAGCTGGTCAACTCTATTTTAGAGCTGGAATGGATGGCATCTGACAAGAGTTTATTAAAAAAGCGATCGCTCAATACACAAGAGATTACTCAGAAAATTGCTCAGTCTTTTGAAACAGTCAGCGTCCTAAAAGACATCACGCTTACGGTGAACGATCCAGGCATTGAAATAGTTGCAGATGGCGATCGCCTGGTTCAGGCTCTAAACAACTTAATACACAATGCGGTTAGATTTTCACCCGAAAAGTCCAAGATTTGGCTGAGCGTAGAGCTAGAAGAGCCTCCTACCCCAGAAAAACAAAAGCAAAAGAAGCAAAAGCTAGAGAACCAGGAGCCAGAAACTCAGAAATCAGAAACCCAGAAACCAGAAACCCTGAACCAGGCAGTCCGCTTCAAAGTTCGAGACCAAGGGCGCGGTATTCCACCCGAGAAATGCAAGATAATTTTTGAATCCTTTACGCAGGTGGATGCTTCTGATACGCGACGTGAAGGGGGTACCGGGATTGGTCTGAGCATCTGTCGCCGCATTGTTGAACAGCACGGTGGCACGCTCGCCGTTGAAAGCACGCTAGGTGAAGGTAGCTGCTTTTCCTTTACGCTGCCAGTAGCGTCAGCATGA
- a CDS encoding 2,3-bisphosphoglycerate-dependent phosphoglycerate mutase: protein MAKLILIRHGQSTWNAANKFTGWVDVPLSSLGREQAMLAAHKLSAYRIDSCFTSLLIRAIETAVICLTERDGVFKDKSPVLKHNADDPQWHGWDCYEGDRTEEIPVFLSAALDERYYGDLQGLNKTLSTETFGIDQVHRWRRSFSVRPPGGESLADTAARTIPYFKDRILTHLQNGDNVLVSAHGNSLRSIVMVLDGLSQQAVCDLELATGIPIIYDVSPAGEITNKTILS, encoded by the coding sequence ATGGCTAAGCTTATTTTGATTCGTCACGGACAAAGTACCTGGAATGCCGCCAACAAGTTTACGGGTTGGGTAGACGTGCCGCTCAGCTCTTTGGGGCGCGAGCAGGCAATGCTCGCCGCGCATAAACTCAGTGCCTACCGCATCGATTCTTGCTTCACCAGCCTGTTGATCCGGGCGATCGAAACGGCTGTCATTTGCTTGACTGAACGAGATGGCGTCTTTAAAGATAAAAGCCCAGTGCTAAAGCACAATGCTGACGACCCGCAGTGGCACGGGTGGGATTGTTATGAGGGCGATCGCACAGAAGAGATTCCGGTTTTTCTATCGGCGGCGTTGGACGAACGCTACTACGGAGACTTGCAAGGATTAAATAAGACCCTCTCAACAGAGACCTTCGGCATCGATCAAGTTCATCGCTGGCGACGGTCGTTTTCGGTTCGTCCGCCCGGCGGCGAAAGTCTTGCAGATACGGCGGCCAGAACAATCCCCTATTTCAAAGATCGAATTCTCACCCATCTACAAAACGGCGATAATGTCTTGGTTTCAGCGCACGGGAATTCTCTGCGCTCTATCGTTATGGTGCTTGACGGGTTGAGCCAGCAAGCAGTGTGTGACTTGGAGCTAGCGACGGGCATTCCTATTATCTATGATGTCAGCCCTGCCGGAGAGATTACCAACAAAACAATATTGAGCTGA
- a CDS encoding alpha/beta fold hydrolase, with the protein MKYLGKTAPFLDADGAVIPGSIAEISYLLLGGFDQWVMIRGESLANPLLILLHGGPGFSETSFFRRFNAPLEKAFTVVYWDQRGSGRSYSQKIPRDSMTVEQLSTDLDELVDAVCKRVGQSKVFIFGHSWGSVLGVLYAARFPNKVAAYVGSGQIGDWPASEVSTYHFSLAEAQRLNDHKALKALRDIGPPPHTAQELWTQRTWLNRLEGESTVKALWHLGQIFFRVPETTIFEILNVMTAFQFSLDAMWAEVSTINLIEAVPALQMPVFFFLGRRDRFVFPEISTTYFNALSAPSKKIIWFENSGHQPFADEPGKFNTLMVEKVRVIAAATNRA; encoded by the coding sequence ATGAAATATCTGGGTAAAACGGCCCCCTTCCTCGATGCGGATGGAGCGGTCATACCGGGCAGCATTGCCGAAATTAGCTATCTCTTGCTGGGCGGATTTGACCAGTGGGTGATGATTCGTGGCGAAAGTCTCGCTAATCCGCTGCTGATTTTGCTTCACGGCGGCCCTGGCTTTTCCGAAACGTCTTTCTTTCGCCGTTTCAATGCTCCTCTGGAGAAGGCATTTACCGTTGTCTATTGGGATCAGCGGGGTAGCGGCAGATCGTATAGCCAGAAGATTCCCAGAGATTCCATGACGGTAGAGCAACTGAGCACTGACCTAGATGAGTTGGTCGACGCCGTCTGCAAACGTGTCGGCCAATCAAAAGTTTTCATCTTTGGGCACTCCTGGGGGTCTGTACTCGGTGTACTCTATGCCGCCCGATTTCCCAATAAAGTTGCCGCCTACGTCGGTAGCGGACAGATTGGTGACTGGCCAGCCAGCGAAGTATCAACCTATCATTTTTCACTTGCCGAAGCGCAGCGTCTTAATGATCACAAGGCACTGAAGGCGCTGCGTGATATTGGCCCGCCGCCTCACACCGCCCAAGAGCTATGGACACAGCGCACCTGGCTCAACCGGCTAGAAGGAGAGTCCACCGTCAAAGCGCTATGGCATCTTGGCCAAATCTTTTTTAGGGTTCCAGAGACAACCATCTTCGAAATACTCAATGTGATGACTGCCTTTCAGTTCTCCCTCGATGCTATGTGGGCTGAAGTATCGACGATCAATCTAATAGAAGCTGTCCCCGCGTTACAAATGCCTGTGTTCTTTTTTCTGGGACGGCGCGATCGCTTTGTTTTTCCAGAAATCAGCACGACTTACTTCAATGCCTTAAGCGCACCCTCGAAGAAAATTATCTGGTTCGAGAACTCTGGACACCAGCCGTTCGCCGATGAGCCCGGCAAGTTCAATACATTGATGGTAGAAAAAGTGCGGGTAATCGCAGCCGCTACCAATAGAGCATAA
- a CDS encoding DUF3122 domain-containing protein: protein MKLLISFVALSVVVGLGWRIIAYPASMHYFYKKPLKLALLLALILVLIGWFATPVAVAEVSFLKEANQWIYQSQVELLDEYNHAWEVTALKQMEGDRGFYLRLVTVSPSVQLDAVQPLVVTTDTGEQFSVPNVTRQQFMGALPDPNVGQYDIQSLLYKAKKARSLQLQLPTRAGSPIVLSVPSDALEEWSIVGTCEYLVCAR, encoded by the coding sequence GTGAAACTGCTTATTAGCTTCGTTGCTTTGTCGGTGGTCGTCGGTTTGGGGTGGCGCATCATCGCTTATCCAGCCTCAATGCATTACTTCTACAAGAAACCGCTCAAGCTGGCGCTGCTGCTGGCCCTGATTCTTGTGCTGATCGGCTGGTTCGCAACGCCAGTTGCCGTGGCTGAGGTCAGCTTTTTGAAAGAGGCTAACCAGTGGATTTATCAGTCTCAAGTGGAGCTATTGGACGAGTACAACCATGCTTGGGAGGTGACCGCACTCAAGCAGATGGAGGGCGATCGCGGCTTTTATCTGCGGCTAGTAACAGTCTCGCCCAGCGTCCAGCTCGATGCAGTTCAGCCGCTGGTGGTTACCACCGATACCGGCGAGCAGTTTAGCGTGCCTAACGTGACTCGCCAGCAGTTTATGGGCGCTCTGCCCGATCCGAATGTAGGACAATACGACATCCAGAGCCTGCTATACAAAGCCAAAAAAGCGCGATCGCTCCAGCTTCAGCTACCGACGCGAGCGGGTTCTCCGATTGTGCTTTCTGTGCCTTCAGATGCGTTAGAAGAATGGTCGATCGTAGGCACCTGCGAATATCTGGTCTGCGCTCGGTGA